In a genomic window of Azospirillum lipoferum 4B:
- a CDS encoding YgaP family membrane protein, which yields MNAQSSIRHAYDSVFEGHANMGMGERIVSTGLGLAVAAGGLRKGASIPGAIMGLVGAALVARGMSGHCPVKERLPGGHQDALGHHGSHNSLDGGSDSMSRSRMAETY from the coding sequence ATGAACGCCCAATCCTCGATCCGCCATGCCTATGACAGCGTCTTCGAAGGCCACGCCAACATGGGCATGGGCGAGCGCATCGTCTCGACCGGCCTCGGCCTCGCCGTCGCGGCGGGCGGTCTGCGCAAGGGCGCCAGCATTCCGGGCGCCATCATGGGGCTGGTCGGGGCCGCCCTGGTCGCCCGCGGCATGAGCGGCCACTGCCCGGTGAAGGAACGCCTGCCCGGCGGCCACCAGGACGCGCTTGGCCATCACGGCTCCCACAACTCCCTCGACGGCGGTTCCGACAGCATGAGCCGGTCGCGGATGGCGGAGACCTACTGA
- a CDS encoding EamA family transporter, with product MRASHILLAVAVAAVWGFNFVAIKVGLRDFPPLLFSCLRFALAALPVLVLGWAKGPPVPWRFVIGIGVMLGVVKFPLLFLGIDVGMPAGLASLVLQAQAFFTAIFAALMLGDRPGPRQIAGMVVAFAGVGLIALEMPAGDSLLGLALTLAAAAAWGVSNIVMKQAKAPDLFSLMVWVSLIPPLPLLAMSLALEGPERIVHAFTTLTVVGVGSLVYIAAGATLFGFAAWGFLMRHYPASLVAPFSLLVPIFGMSSSALLLGETFTAVKLAGGLLVFAGLALSVLKLPGAVRARA from the coding sequence ATGCGTGCTTCCCACATTCTGCTCGCGGTGGCGGTCGCCGCCGTCTGGGGCTTCAACTTCGTCGCGATCAAGGTCGGATTGCGCGATTTCCCGCCGCTGCTCTTTTCCTGCCTGCGCTTCGCGCTGGCGGCGCTGCCGGTCCTGGTGCTGGGCTGGGCGAAGGGGCCGCCGGTGCCCTGGCGGTTCGTGATCGGCATCGGCGTGATGCTGGGCGTGGTGAAGTTCCCGCTGCTGTTCCTGGGCATCGATGTCGGCATGCCGGCCGGGCTCGCCTCGCTGGTGCTGCAGGCGCAGGCCTTCTTCACCGCCATCTTCGCCGCCCTGATGCTGGGCGACCGGCCGGGGCCGCGGCAGATCGCCGGCATGGTCGTCGCCTTTGCCGGCGTCGGCCTGATCGCGCTGGAGATGCCGGCGGGCGACTCGCTGCTCGGCCTTGCCCTGACGCTGGCGGCGGCGGCGGCCTGGGGCGTGTCCAACATCGTGATGAAGCAGGCCAAGGCGCCCGACCTGTTCAGCCTGATGGTCTGGGTCAGCCTGATCCCGCCGCTGCCGCTGCTGGCGATGTCGCTGGCGCTGGAGGGGCCGGAGCGCATCGTCCATGCCTTCACCACCCTGACGGTCGTCGGCGTCGGCTCGCTGGTCTACATCGCGGCGGGGGCGACGCTGTTCGGCTTCGCCGCCTGGGGCTTCCTGATGCGGCATTATCCGGCCAGCCTCGTCGCTCCCTTCTCGCTGCTGGTGCCCATCTTCGGCATGAGTTCCAGCGCGCTCCTGCTGGGCGAGACCTTCACCGCGGTCAAGCTGGCCGGCGGGTTGCTGGTCTTCGCCGGCCTTGCCCTGTCGGTGCTGAAGCTGCCGGGGGCCGTGCGGGCGCGCGCCTGA
- the dnaE gene encoding DNA polymerase III subunit alpha, whose translation MPHADFIHLRVHSAYSLSEGAIKVKELVKLCLKQQMPAVAVTDTGNLFGALEFALAASDAGVQPIIGTVLGITRVGPAQFGPGGAKPGLPGKAAATPDQIVLLCQNEEGYRNLTALVSKAFLESDPLAGPQVTLDALEGRSAGLIALTGGPGGSIGRLLHEGQKDLALDVLERLKRLFPGRLYVELQRHEGGRGHFATVENAIEPALIDLAYAHGLPLVATNDCYFATADMYEAHDALLCIAEGAYLSQEDRRRLTPDHRFKSAEEMRLLFADLPEAVDNTVAIARRCSFLLKPIKPILPPFACEGGRTEDDELRAQSRAGLEMRLEKVVFTPDMTPEQREETRKTYFERLEFELDVIVKMKFPGYFLIVSDFIKWAKNHDIPVGPGRGSGAGSVVAWALTITDLDPLRFGLLFERFLNPERVSMPDFDIDFCQDRREEVIRYVQNKYGYDRVAQIITFGKLQARAVLRDVGRVLQMPYGQVDKICKMVPNNPANPVTLQQALDSEEMLRQARDSDDTVRHLIDIALKLEGLYRHASTHAAGVVIGDRPLQELVPLYRDPRSDMPVTQFNMKYVEQAGLVKFDFLGLKTLTVLKTAVDLIPEKPDLTTVPLDDEKSYQLLSRAEATGVFQLESSGMRDVLRRLKPNRLEDIIALVSLYRPGPMDNIPKYIRVKNGEEKADYMHDSLEGILKETFGIMIYQEQVMQIAQVLSGYSLGGADLLRRAMGKKIKEEMDNQRKIFCDGAEARGVKADLASMIFDQVMKFAGYGFNKSHAAAYALVAYHTAYLKANHPVEFMAASMTLDLGNTDKLNVFRQELARLRVKLLTPDINKSDSIFGVEQLPDGTKAVRYALAAVKGVGLPAMKAVVEERRKNGPFKSLFDFARRLDLKTINKRQLENLACAGAFDGLNPNRAQVHAALETIIRYAQAEAAERDSGIGNLFGGGGGGLPEPDLPKVKDWEPLEKLKHEFGAIGFYLSAHPLDAYSGPLGRMKVVRSAELQTAVAKGGSTRYKMAGIVVSKKEKTAKSGNRFAFVELSDATGGYEVTLFSEVLAANRDLLEPGRPVLMTVDAQLNGEEVRLTCQEIKPLEEAVASVSAGLRVVLRDPTPIEHLRATLDRLSRGKSRINVLVEIDPLKEVEIELPGSYTITAQSRSALKAVPGVVEVAEL comes from the coding sequence ATGCCCCACGCCGACTTCATCCACCTGCGCGTCCATTCCGCCTATTCGCTGTCGGAAGGTGCGATCAAGGTGAAGGAGCTGGTCAAGCTCTGCCTCAAGCAGCAGATGCCCGCCGTCGCGGTCACCGACACCGGCAACCTGTTCGGCGCGCTGGAATTCGCGCTGGCGGCATCCGATGCCGGCGTTCAGCCGATCATCGGCACCGTGCTGGGCATCACCCGCGTCGGCCCCGCCCAATTTGGTCCGGGAGGGGCCAAGCCCGGCCTGCCCGGCAAGGCGGCGGCCACCCCCGACCAGATCGTCCTGCTCTGCCAGAACGAGGAGGGCTATCGCAACCTGACGGCGCTGGTGTCCAAGGCCTTCCTCGAATCGGACCCGCTGGCCGGCCCGCAGGTGACGCTCGACGCGCTGGAGGGGCGGTCCGCCGGGCTGATCGCGCTGACCGGCGGCCCCGGCGGCTCCATCGGCCGGCTGCTGCACGAGGGACAGAAGGACTTGGCGCTCGACGTTCTGGAGCGGCTGAAGCGCCTCTTCCCCGGCCGCCTCTATGTCGAGCTGCAGCGGCACGAAGGCGGGCGCGGCCATTTCGCCACGGTCGAGAACGCCATCGAGCCGGCGCTGATCGACCTCGCCTATGCCCACGGCCTGCCGCTGGTCGCCACCAACGACTGTTATTTCGCCACCGCCGACATGTATGAGGCGCACGATGCGCTGCTCTGCATCGCCGAGGGCGCCTATCTCAGCCAGGAGGACCGCCGCCGCCTGACCCCCGACCATCGCTTCAAGTCGGCGGAGGAGATGCGGCTGCTGTTCGCCGACCTGCCGGAGGCGGTTGACAACACGGTCGCCATCGCCCGGCGCTGTTCCTTCCTGCTGAAGCCGATCAAGCCGATCCTGCCGCCCTTCGCCTGCGAAGGCGGCCGCACCGAGGATGACGAGCTGCGCGCCCAGTCGCGCGCCGGCCTGGAGATGCGGCTGGAGAAGGTCGTCTTCACGCCCGACATGACGCCGGAACAGCGCGAGGAAACCCGCAAGACCTATTTCGAGCGGCTGGAGTTCGAGCTGGACGTCATCGTCAAGATGAAGTTTCCCGGCTACTTCCTGATCGTGTCGGACTTCATCAAATGGGCGAAGAACCACGACATCCCCGTCGGTCCGGGCCGCGGTTCGGGTGCCGGCTCCGTCGTCGCCTGGGCGCTGACCATCACCGATCTCGACCCGCTGCGCTTCGGCCTGCTGTTCGAGCGGTTCCTGAACCCCGAACGCGTGTCGATGCCCGACTTCGACATCGACTTCTGCCAGGACCGCCGCGAAGAGGTCATCCGCTACGTCCAGAACAAGTACGGCTACGACCGCGTCGCCCAGATCATCACCTTCGGTAAGCTGCAGGCCCGCGCCGTGCTGCGCGACGTCGGCCGCGTCCTGCAGATGCCCTACGGGCAGGTCGACAAGATCTGCAAGATGGTGCCGAACAACCCGGCCAACCCGGTGACGCTGCAGCAGGCGCTGGACAGCGAGGAGATGCTGCGGCAGGCGCGCGACAGCGACGACACCGTCCGCCACCTGATCGACATCGCGCTGAAGCTGGAGGGCCTCTACCGCCACGCCTCGACCCACGCCGCCGGCGTGGTGATCGGCGACCGGCCTTTGCAGGAGCTGGTGCCGCTGTACCGAGACCCGCGCTCGGACATGCCCGTCACCCAGTTCAACATGAAATATGTCGAACAGGCCGGTCTGGTGAAGTTCGACTTCCTGGGATTGAAGACGCTGACCGTGCTGAAGACGGCGGTCGATTTGATCCCCGAGAAACCGGACCTGACCACCGTCCCGCTGGACGACGAGAAGAGCTATCAGCTGCTCAGCCGGGCCGAGGCGACCGGCGTGTTCCAGCTGGAAAGCTCGGGCATGCGCGACGTTCTGCGCCGGCTGAAGCCGAACCGGCTTGAGGACATCATCGCGCTGGTGTCGCTCTACCGCCCCGGCCCGATGGACAACATCCCGAAATACATCCGGGTGAAGAACGGCGAGGAAAAAGCCGACTACATGCATGACAGCCTGGAAGGCATCCTGAAGGAAACCTTCGGGATCATGATCTACCAGGAACAGGTCATGCAGATCGCCCAGGTGCTGTCCGGCTATTCGCTGGGCGGCGCCGATCTTCTGCGCCGCGCCATGGGCAAGAAGATCAAGGAGGAGATGGACAACCAGCGCAAGATCTTCTGCGACGGCGCGGAGGCGCGCGGCGTGAAGGCCGATCTGGCAAGCATGATCTTCGATCAGGTCATGAAGTTCGCCGGCTACGGCTTCAACAAGTCCCACGCCGCCGCCTATGCCCTGGTCGCCTATCACACGGCCTATCTCAAGGCGAACCACCCGGTGGAGTTCATGGCGGCGTCGATGACGCTCGACCTCGGCAACACCGACAAGCTGAACGTCTTCCGGCAGGAGCTGGCCCGCCTTCGCGTCAAGCTGCTGACGCCGGACATCAACAAATCCGACTCCATCTTCGGGGTGGAGCAGCTGCCCGACGGAACCAAGGCGGTGCGCTATGCTCTCGCCGCGGTGAAGGGCGTCGGCCTGCCCGCCATGAAGGCGGTGGTAGAGGAGCGGCGGAAGAACGGTCCGTTCAAGAGCCTGTTCGACTTCGCCCGCCGGCTGGATTTGAAGACCATCAACAAGCGCCAGCTCGAAAATCTCGCCTGCGCCGGTGCCTTCGACGGGCTGAACCCAAACCGCGCCCAGGTTCATGCCGCGCTGGAAACCATCATCCGCTACGCCCAGGCGGAGGCGGCTGAGCGCGACAGCGGCATCGGCAACCTGTTCGGCGGCGGTGGCGGCGGCCTGCCCGAACCGGATCTGCCCAAGGTCAAGGATTGGGAACCGCTGGAGAAGCTGAAGCACGAGTTCGGCGCCATCGGCTTCTACCTGTCGGCCCACCCGCTGGATGCCTATTCCGGCCCGCTCGGCCGCATGAAGGTGGTGCGCTCGGCGGAACTCCAGACCGCCGTCGCGAAGGGCGGCTCCACCCGCTACAAGATGGCGGGCATCGTCGTGTCGAAGAAGGAGAAGACCGCCAAGTCCGGCAACCGCTTCGCCTTCGTCGAGCTGTCGGACGCCACCGGCGGCTATGAGGTGACGCTGTTCTCCGAGGTGCTGGCCGCCAACCGCGACCTGCTGGAGCCCGGCCGCCCGGTGCTGATGACGGTGGACGCCCAGCTGAACGGCGAAGAGGTCCGCCTGACCTGCCAGGAGATCAAGCCGCTGGAGGAGGCCGTCGCCTCGGTCAGCGCCGGCCTGCGCGTGGTCCTGCGCGACCCCACCCCGATCGAGCATCTGCGCGCCACGCTGGACCGGCTGTCCCGCGGCAAGAGCCGGATCAACGTGCTGGTGGAGATCGACCCGCTGAAGGAGGTCGAGATCGAACTGCCCGGCAGCTACACCATCACCGCACAGAGCCGCTCGGCCCTGAAGGCTGTGCCGGGTGTGGTCGAGGTGGCGGAATTGTAA
- a CDS encoding flagellar export protein FliJ, giving the protein MSLKTIIRLQKLQLDEKRRVLAELHTLADRLRNEIEKVKQEIVHEQDTVRDDFSVSFTYSNFAQAALERGRKLGESLAQVEAQIEIATDEMAEAFQELKRYELAEEERQKRERDKQKRKDAAMLDETALVGFRRRQAEEEEAAGG; this is encoded by the coding sequence ATGAGCCTGAAGACGATCATCCGCCTGCAGAAGCTGCAACTGGACGAGAAGCGTCGCGTCCTGGCGGAACTCCACACGCTGGCCGACCGGCTGCGCAACGAGATCGAGAAGGTGAAGCAGGAGATCGTGCACGAACAGGATACCGTGCGCGACGATTTCTCCGTCTCCTTCACCTATTCCAACTTCGCCCAGGCGGCGCTGGAGCGCGGCCGCAAGCTCGGCGAATCGCTGGCCCAGGTCGAGGCGCAGATCGAGATCGCCACCGACGAGATGGCCGAAGCCTTCCAGGAGCTGAAACGCTACGAGCTGGCCGAGGAGGAGCGGCAGAAGCGCGAACGCGACAAGCAGAAGCGCAAGGATGCCGCGATGCTGGACGAAACCGCCCTGGTCGGCTTCCGCCGCCGTCAGGCGGAGGAGGAGGAAGCGGCCGGCGGGTGA
- the fliI gene encoding flagellar protein export ATPase FliI — MPFDFDQLIRDIDSIPDCSRYGRVTAVSGLMVEVGGIEKELSVGGRCIVETRDRRRIPCEVVGFRQGRALAMPFGALDGVGLGCRALVAGDQAMIYPTDAWLGRVVNALGEPVDGKGPLPKGPHGTPIRNNPPNAHSRARVGEKLDLGIRAINAFLTCCRGQRMGIFAGSGVGKSSVMSMLARFSAAEVAVIGLIGERGRELQEFITEDLGEEGLARSVVVCATSDEAPLMRKQAAYMTLAVAEHFRDQGRDVLCMMDSVTRFAMAQREIGLSAGEPPTTKGYPPTVFAELPRLLERAGPGVVGAGTITGLFTVLVDGDDHNEPIADAVRGILDGHIVMERQIGERGRYPAINILRSVSRTMPGCNTPNENELVGHARRLLSSYDNMAEMIRLGAYRRGSDPQVDEAIHFQPALEAFLKQGKREATDLETSYAMLAEIFGVQWPQ; from the coding sequence ATGCCGTTCGATTTCGACCAGCTGATCCGCGACATCGACTCGATTCCCGATTGCAGCCGCTATGGCCGCGTCACCGCCGTGTCCGGCCTGATGGTCGAGGTCGGCGGCATCGAGAAGGAATTGTCGGTCGGCGGCCGCTGCATCGTGGAGACGCGCGACCGCCGCCGGATTCCTTGCGAGGTGGTCGGGTTCCGCCAGGGCCGGGCGCTCGCCATGCCCTTCGGCGCGCTGGACGGGGTGGGGCTGGGCTGCCGGGCGCTGGTGGCGGGCGACCAGGCGATGATCTACCCGACCGACGCCTGGCTCGGCCGTGTCGTCAACGCGCTGGGCGAGCCGGTCGACGGCAAGGGGCCGCTGCCCAAGGGGCCGCACGGCACGCCGATCCGCAACAACCCGCCCAACGCCCATTCCCGCGCGCGGGTGGGAGAGAAGCTGGATCTGGGCATCCGCGCCATCAACGCCTTTCTCACCTGCTGCCGCGGCCAGCGCATGGGCATCTTCGCCGGCTCCGGCGTCGGCAAATCGTCGGTCATGTCGATGCTGGCGCGCTTCTCCGCCGCCGAGGTTGCGGTGATCGGGCTGATCGGCGAGCGCGGGCGCGAATTGCAGGAATTCATCACCGAGGATCTGGGCGAGGAGGGTCTGGCCCGCAGCGTCGTCGTCTGCGCCACTTCGGACGAGGCGCCGCTGATGCGCAAGCAGGCGGCCTACATGACGCTGGCGGTGGCCGAGCATTTCCGCGACCAGGGCCGCGACGTGCTGTGCATGATGGACAGCGTCACCCGCTTTGCCATGGCCCAGCGCGAGATCGGCCTGTCGGCCGGCGAGCCGCCGACGACCAAGGGCTATCCGCCGACCGTCTTCGCCGAGCTGCCGCGCCTCTTGGAGCGCGCCGGGCCGGGGGTGGTCGGGGCGGGCACCATCACCGGCCTGTTCACCGTGCTGGTGGACGGCGACGACCACAACGAACCCATCGCCGACGCCGTGCGCGGCATCCTGGACGGCCACATCGTGATGGAACGCCAGATCGGCGAGCGCGGGCGCTATCCCGCCATCAACATCCTGCGCAGCGTGTCGCGCACCATGCCCGGCTGCAACACGCCGAACGAGAACGAGCTGGTCGGCCATGCCCGGCGCCTGCTGTCGTCCTACGACAACATGGCGGAGATGATCCGGCTCGGCGCCTACCGCCGCGGCTCCGACCCCCAGGTGGACGAGGCGATCCACTTTCAGCCGGCGCTGGAGGCTTTCCTGAAGCAGGGCAAGCGCGAAGCCACCGATCTGGAGACCAGCTACGCCATGCTGGCTGAAATCTTTGGGGTGCAGTGGCCGCAATGA
- the ctrA gene encoding response regulator transcription factor CtrA, with amino-acid sequence MRVLLVEDDSSVAKSIELMLNTEGFIVDSTDLGEDGLEIGKLYDYDIIILDLMLPDIDGYEVLRRLRAARVTTPILILSGLTEMDNKIKGLGFGADDYLTKPFDKRELIARIQAIVRRSKGHSDSIIRTGRLTVNLDTRTVEVDQSPLHLTGKEYGILELLSLRKGTTLTKEMFLNHLYGGMDEPELKIIDVFVCKLRKKLAAATQGDNYIETVWGRGYVLRDPHEEISEANPPPPPRVPQQQAAG; translated from the coding sequence ATGAGGGTTCTGCTGGTTGAAGACGATTCCTCCGTCGCCAAAAGCATCGAGCTGATGCTGAACACGGAAGGATTCATCGTCGACTCTACCGACCTGGGTGAGGACGGGCTGGAGATCGGCAAACTCTATGACTACGACATCATCATTCTCGACCTGATGCTGCCGGACATCGACGGGTACGAGGTTCTGCGCCGCCTGCGCGCCGCGCGCGTGACCACGCCGATCCTGATTCTGTCCGGCCTGACCGAGATGGACAACAAGATCAAGGGGCTGGGCTTCGGCGCCGACGATTACCTGACCAAACCGTTCGACAAGCGCGAACTGATCGCCCGCATCCAGGCCATCGTCCGCCGGTCGAAGGGCCATTCGGACAGCATCATCCGCACCGGCCGCCTGACCGTCAATCTCGACACCCGCACGGTGGAGGTCGACCAGTCGCCGCTGCACCTCACCGGCAAGGAATACGGCATCCTGGAGTTGTTGAGCCTGCGCAAGGGCACGACGCTGACCAAGGAGATGTTCCTGAACCATCTCTATGGCGGGATGGACGAGCCGGAGCTGAAGATCATCGACGTCTTCGTCTGCAAGCTGCGCAAGAAGCTGGCCGCCGCCACCCAGGGCGACAACTACATCGAAACGGTGTGGGGCCGCGGTTACGTGCTGCGCGACCCGCACGAGGAAATCTCGGAAGCGAATCCGCCGCCGCCGCCGCGCGTGCCGCAGCAGCAGGCGGCCGGCTGA
- a CDS encoding cold-shock protein, with translation MPVGTVKWFNSTKGFGFIQPESGGPDVFVHISAVERAGLRSLVDGQKISYEEQRDPKRGKTSAENLKAV, from the coding sequence ATGCCCGTCGGCACCGTCAAATGGTTCAACAGCACCAAGGGCTTCGGTTTCATTCAGCCGGAAAGCGGCGGCCCGGATGTGTTCGTTCACATCTCCGCTGTCGAACGCGCCGGGCTGCGCAGCCTGGTCGATGGCCAGAAGATTTCCTACGAGGAGCAGCGCGATCCCAAGCGCGGCAAGACCTCGGCGGAAAATCTGAAGGCGGTCTGA
- a CDS encoding CheR family methyltransferase: MRVEDFDMFSTLLKQRSGLVLTRDKAYLLESRLMPVARKWNMKGLEELATTVRTRKDEALLRDITEAMTTNESSFFRDQKPFDQFKQLVLPKLMEARAAKRSLRIWSAACSSGQEAYSLSMLLNDDAAKLAGWRIEIVGTDISAEMVERAKSGIYTQFEVQRGLPITMLVKHFKQNGDKWQISQQLRQMVSFREWNLLGDLSALGQFDIVFCRNVLIYFDQPTKAKVLEAISRQMPQDGVLYLGGAETVLGITDKFKPVEGQRGLYSLGGFSAAGARVA, translated from the coding sequence ATGAGAGTCGAAGATTTCGACATGTTCTCCACGCTGCTCAAGCAGCGTTCCGGCCTGGTCCTCACCCGCGACAAGGCCTACCTGCTCGAATCCCGGCTGATGCCGGTGGCGCGCAAGTGGAACATGAAGGGCCTGGAGGAGCTGGCGACCACCGTCCGCACCCGCAAGGACGAGGCGCTGCTGCGCGACATCACGGAAGCGATGACGACCAACGAGTCGTCCTTCTTCCGCGACCAGAAGCCCTTCGACCAGTTCAAGCAGCTGGTGCTGCCGAAGCTGATGGAGGCGCGGGCGGCCAAGCGCAGTCTGCGCATCTGGTCGGCCGCCTGTTCGTCGGGGCAGGAAGCCTATTCGCTGTCGATGCTCCTGAACGACGACGCGGCGAAGCTGGCGGGCTGGCGCATCGAGATCGTCGGCACCGACATCTCGGCCGAAATGGTGGAGCGGGCGAAGTCCGGCATCTACACCCAGTTCGAGGTGCAGCGCGGCCTTCCCATCACCATGCTGGTGAAGCATTTCAAGCAGAACGGCGACAAGTGGCAGATCAGCCAGCAGCTGCGCCAGATGGTGTCGTTCCGCGAATGGAACCTGCTGGGCGATCTGTCGGCGCTGGGCCAGTTCGACATCGTCTTCTGCCGCAACGTGCTGATCTATTTCGACCAGCCGACGAAGGCGAAGGTTCTGGAGGCCATCTCGCGCCAGATGCCGCAGGACGGCGTTCTGTATCTGGGTGGTGCGGAAACGGTGCTGGGCATCACCGACAAGTTCAAGCCGGTGGAAGGCCAGCGCGGCCTGTACAGCCTGGGCGGCTTCTCCGCCGCCGGCGCCAGGGTGGCGTGA
- a CDS encoding protein-glutamate methylesterase/protein-glutamine glutaminase translates to MSDSFGRGPLTTARPANPDPVRVMVVDDSAVIRGLLTRALEGDPDIRVVTSVGDGQMAVNSLQRNSIDVIVLDIEMPVMDGLTAIPKLLAVAPQVKIIMASTLTLRGADVSIRCLSAGAADYIPKPTSTREIGGAEDFKRELVAKVKALGAAARRAGSRSRGEIRPLTPAAPVGLLKREVGPIVTRPAPAGTMAVKPDVIAIGSSTGGPQALFEVLSHLKAGVSQPILITQHMPATFTTILAEHITRQCGIDAREAKDGEPIVQNRCYIAPGDFHMLVAQRGGANVITLSKDPPENFCRPAVDPMMRSILKAFGGRKILACILTGMGQDGLKGCTDVVNGGGMLIAQDEASSVVWGMPGAVAQAGICSAILPLKEIGPHIRKLASRAA, encoded by the coding sequence ATGTCGGACAGTTTTGGCAGAGGCCCCCTCACCACCGCGCGACCGGCCAATCCGGATCCCGTCCGGGTCATGGTGGTGGACGACTCGGCCGTCATCCGCGGCCTGCTGACCCGCGCGCTGGAAGGAGACCCTGACATCCGCGTCGTCACCTCGGTGGGCGACGGCCAGATGGCGGTCAATTCGCTGCAGCGCAACTCGATCGACGTCATCGTTCTGGACATCGAGATGCCGGTGATGGACGGGCTGACCGCCATCCCGAAGCTGCTGGCGGTGGCGCCGCAGGTGAAGATCATCATGGCCTCCACGCTGACGCTGCGCGGGGCCGACGTGTCGATCCGCTGCCTGTCGGCGGGTGCCGCCGACTACATCCCGAAGCCGACCTCAACCCGCGAGATCGGCGGGGCGGAGGACTTCAAGCGCGAGCTGGTCGCCAAGGTCAAGGCGCTGGGTGCCGCGGCCAGGCGCGCCGGGTCGCGCTCGCGCGGTGAAATCCGCCCGCTGACCCCGGCGGCTCCGGTCGGGCTGCTGAAGCGCGAGGTCGGGCCGATCGTCACCCGCCCGGCCCCGGCCGGCACCATGGCGGTGAAGCCGGACGTGATTGCCATCGGCAGCTCCACCGGCGGTCCGCAGGCGCTGTTCGAGGTGCTGTCGCACCTGAAGGCCGGCGTCAGCCAGCCGATCCTGATCACCCAGCACATGCCGGCGACCTTCACCACCATCCTGGCCGAGCATATCACCCGCCAATGCGGGATCGATGCGCGCGAGGCCAAGGACGGCGAGCCGATCGTCCAGAACCGCTGCTACATCGCGCCCGGCGACTTCCACATGCTGGTGGCGCAGCGCGGCGGGGCCAACGTAATCACGCTCAGCAAGGATCCGCCTGAGAATTTCTGCCGCCCGGCCGTCGATCCGATGATGCGGTCGATCCTGAAGGCCTTCGGCGGCCGCAAGATCCTGGCCTGCATCCTGACCGGCATGGGGCAGGACGGGCTGAAGGGCTGCACCGACGTCGTCAACGGCGGCGGCATGCTGATCGCCCAGGACGAGGCGTCGAGCGTGGTCTGGGGCATGCCGGGTGCCGTGGCGCAAGCCGGCATCTGCAGCGCCATCCTGCCGCTCAAGGAAATCGGTCCCCACATCCGCAAGCTCGCTTCGAGGGCAGCATGA
- a CDS encoding response regulator, which yields MKSCLVVDDSRVVRKVARKILEELNFTCTEAEDGKQAMEACAAQMPDAILLDWNMPVMTGIEFLRRLRKMSGGEQPKVVFCTTENDLAHIQEALSAGANEYIMKPFDSDIIQTKFAQVGLL from the coding sequence ATGAAATCCTGCCTGGTGGTCGACGACAGCCGCGTGGTCCGCAAGGTCGCACGCAAGATCCTGGAAGAGCTGAACTTCACCTGCACCGAGGCGGAGGACGGCAAACAGGCGATGGAGGCCTGCGCGGCGCAGATGCCCGATGCCATCCTGCTGGACTGGAACATGCCGGTGATGACCGGCATCGAGTTCCTGCGCCGGCTGCGCAAGATGAGCGGGGGCGAGCAGCCCAAGGTGGTCTTCTGCACCACCGAGAACGACCTCGCCCACATCCAGGAGGCGCTGTCCGCCGGAGCCAACGAATACATCATGAAGCCGTTCGACAGCGACATCATCCAGACCAAGTTCGCGCAAGTCGGCCTGCTGTGA
- a CDS encoding chemotaxis protein CheW, whose translation MSNAKLPSTVRKSKGDDLVVSGNQDFVTMTIADQMFGIPVLQVQDVLGHQRITRIPLAPPEVAGSLNLRGRIVTAIDVRLRLGLTGRPKDKPGMSIVVDLRGELYSLMVDSVGEVLSLTKEDFERNPATLDPRWREVSTGIYRLNGQLMVVLDVPRLLNFTTIETA comes from the coding sequence ATGAGCAACGCCAAGCTGCCGTCCACCGTCCGGAAGTCGAAGGGCGACGATCTCGTCGTATCCGGCAACCAGGACTTTGTGACCATGACGATCGCCGACCAGATGTTCGGCATCCCGGTCCTTCAGGTGCAGGACGTGCTGGGCCATCAGCGGATCACCCGTATCCCGCTGGCCCCGCCCGAGGTCGCCGGATCGCTCAATCTGCGCGGCCGCATCGTCACCGCCATCGACGTCCGCCTGCGGCTCGGCCTGACCGGCCGGCCGAAGGACAAGCCCGGCATGTCGATCGTCGTCGATCTGAGGGGCGAGCTCTACAGCCTGATGGTCGATTCGGTCGGCGAGGTGCTGAGCCTGACCAAGGAGGACTTCGAACGGAACCCGGCGACGCTGGATCCGCGCTGGCGCGAGGTATCGACCGGAATTTATAGGCTGAACGGCCAGTTGATGGTTGTGCTGGACGTCCCTCGTCTGCTCAACTTCACAACCATCGAGACGGCCTGA